One window of Candidatus Mycobacterium wuenschmannii genomic DNA carries:
- a CDS encoding NADH:flavin oxidoreductase translates to MSEAPDVLAPAKLGPITLRNRTIKSATFEARTPGALVSDDLIEYHRLPAAGGVGMTTVAYCAVSQGGRTEGNGIWMRPEAVPGFRKLTDAIHAEGAAVSAQIGHAGPVANAKSNKATALAPVRFFNPIGMRFAKKASRDDIDTVIADHANAARLAVDAGFDAVEVHLGHNYLASSFLSPLINRRNDEFGGSLENRAKVARGMVMAVRRAVKDQIAVTAKLNMSDGVRGGISVEEAITTAKWLEGDGALDAIELTAGSSLVNPMYLFRGDAPLKEFAGAFKPPLRWGMRMTGNKFLREYPYREAYLLREARQFRAELTIPLILLGGITNRETMDLAMAEGFQFVAMGRALLAEPDLINRIARDGAAVHSACTHCNRCMPTIYTRTRCVVTGAPDSVPSS, encoded by the coding sequence ATGTCCGAAGCCCCGGACGTGCTGGCACCGGCGAAGCTCGGGCCCATCACGCTGCGCAATCGCACGATCAAATCCGCGACCTTCGAAGCCCGCACGCCCGGCGCGCTGGTCAGCGACGACCTCATCGAGTACCACCGATTGCCGGCCGCCGGCGGCGTCGGCATGACCACCGTCGCCTACTGCGCGGTCTCGCAGGGCGGCCGCACCGAAGGCAACGGCATCTGGATGCGTCCGGAGGCCGTGCCCGGTTTCCGCAAGCTGACCGACGCAATCCACGCCGAGGGCGCGGCGGTCAGCGCGCAGATCGGCCATGCCGGACCGGTCGCCAACGCGAAATCCAACAAGGCCACAGCGCTGGCACCGGTCCGCTTCTTCAACCCGATCGGCATGCGGTTCGCCAAGAAAGCCAGCCGCGACGACATCGACACCGTGATCGCCGACCACGCCAACGCGGCCAGGCTGGCTGTCGACGCCGGATTCGACGCCGTGGAAGTGCATTTGGGCCACAACTATCTAGCCAGCTCGTTCCTGAGCCCGCTGATCAACCGCCGCAACGACGAGTTCGGCGGATCGCTGGAGAACCGCGCCAAGGTGGCCCGCGGGATGGTCATGGCGGTCCGACGAGCGGTCAAAGACCAGATCGCGGTGACCGCGAAGCTCAACATGTCCGACGGCGTGCGCGGCGGCATCTCGGTCGAGGAGGCGATCACCACCGCAAAGTGGTTGGAGGGCGACGGCGCCCTGGACGCCATCGAGCTCACCGCGGGCAGCTCGCTGGTCAACCCGATGTATCTGTTCCGCGGCGACGCGCCGCTCAAGGAATTTGCCGGTGCCTTCAAGCCACCGCTGCGCTGGGGCATGCGGATGACCGGCAACAAGTTCCTGCGCGAATACCCCTACCGCGAGGCGTACTTGCTGCGCGAGGCCAGGCAGTTCCGCGCCGAGCTGACCATCCCGCTGATCCTGTTGGGCGGCATCACCAATCGCGAGACGATGGACCTGGCGATGGCCGAAGGCTTCCAATTCGTCGCGATGGGCCGCGCGCTGTTGGCCGAGCCCGATCTGATCAACCGGATCGCCCGCGACGGCGCCGCCGTCCACTCGGCGTGCACGCACTGCAACCGCTGCATGCCGACGATCTACACACGCACCCGCTGCGTGGTCACCGGAGCCCCGGACAGCGTGCCGAGCAGCTAA
- a CDS encoding bifunctional methylenetetrahydrofolate dehydrogenase/methenyltetrahydrofolate cyclohydrolase — protein MAAITLDGKLTRDEIFVDLKERVEALTAAGKTPGLGTVLVGDDPGSQAYVRGKHADCAKVGITSLRRDLPADITQAKLNETIDELNANPECTGYIVQLPLPKHLDENAALERIDPAKDADGLHPTNLGRLVLMDPAPLPCTPRGIVHLLRRFDVEIAGAHVVVIGRGVTVGRPLGLLLTRRSENATVTLCHTGTRDLAELTRQADIIVAGVGVPHMLTADMVRPGAAVIDVGVSRVDDKLTGDVHPDVWEVAGAVSPNPGGVGPLTRAFLLSNVVELAEGR, from the coding sequence GTGGCTGCAATCACGTTGGACGGCAAACTCACCCGCGATGAAATCTTCGTCGACCTCAAGGAGCGGGTCGAGGCGCTGACCGCGGCGGGCAAGACGCCCGGCTTGGGCACCGTGCTGGTGGGCGACGATCCGGGGTCGCAGGCCTACGTCCGCGGCAAGCACGCCGACTGCGCCAAGGTCGGTATCACCTCGCTGCGCCGCGACCTGCCCGCCGACATCACCCAGGCCAAGCTGAACGAGACCATCGACGAACTGAACGCCAACCCCGAGTGCACCGGCTACATCGTCCAGTTGCCGCTGCCCAAGCACCTCGACGAGAACGCGGCGCTGGAGCGAATCGACCCGGCGAAGGACGCCGACGGATTGCACCCGACGAACCTCGGGCGCCTGGTGCTGATGGACCCGGCGCCGCTACCCTGCACGCCGCGCGGAATCGTGCACCTGTTGCGGCGCTTCGACGTCGAGATCGCCGGCGCGCACGTCGTGGTGATCGGCCGTGGTGTGACGGTAGGACGCCCGCTCGGGCTGTTGCTGACCCGTCGTTCCGAGAACGCGACGGTGACGTTGTGCCACACCGGAACTCGCGATCTCGCCGAGCTGACGCGGCAGGCCGACATCATCGTCGCCGGTGTCGGGGTGCCGCACATGCTGACCGCCGACATGGTGCGCCCGGGCGCCGCCGTAATCGACGTCGGCGTGAGCCGGGTCGACGACAAGCTCACCGGCGACGTGCATCCCGATGTGTGGGAGGTGGCCGGGGCGGTGTCGCCGAACCCGGGTGGCGTCGGGCCGCTGACGCGGGCGTTCTTGTTGAGCAACGTCGTCGAGTTGGCCGAAGGCCGGTAG
- a CDS encoding DUF3017 domain-containing protein, giving the protein MRRLRPQWPIVGVVLIYVVAFSLVAANFWRRGALLIGIGVGVAAVLRLALNDQRAGLLVVRSKGIDFAMLATVATAMVYIAWTIDPLGTR; this is encoded by the coding sequence ATGCGAAGGCTTCGGCCGCAATGGCCGATCGTCGGGGTGGTGCTCATCTATGTGGTGGCATTCAGCTTGGTGGCGGCCAACTTCTGGCGCCGTGGCGCGCTGCTGATCGGCATTGGCGTCGGCGTGGCGGCGGTGCTGCGGCTGGCTCTGAACGACCAACGCGCCGGGCTGCTGGTGGTGCGCAGCAAGGGAATTGACTTCGCCATGCTGGCGACGGTCGCGACGGCGATGGTCTACATCGCGTGGACGATCGACCCGCTGGGGACGCGCTAG
- a CDS encoding HNH endonuclease signature motif containing protein — MRSSSQIEVVERLDALRAAWKSVVDLTFDALTTPERLNVLETFEVFRRQIPAVEHALVNELARVEPEVLGGKLPAVLADRLRITRAEASRRMHEAAELGERTALTGEAMAPVLAATAQAQRDGKIGAGHVAVIRSFWHRIPDFVDVDTRARAEADLARRAGEHRPDELSRLAQKLMDCINPDGDFTDIDRAKRRGVVVGKQDIDGMSPITGYLTPEARATWDAMFAKLAAPGMCNPDDLEPCVSGTPSEAQIQGDTRSLAQRTHDALVAAGRALLASGDLGQHNGLPTSIIVTTTLQDLEAGAGRGLTAGGTLLPMSDVIRLASHAHHYLAIFHNGKALALYHTKRLATPAQRLVLHARDRGCTFPGCPTPADRCEVHHDDPYRNNPVTDVNHLTLTCHPNHDMTEKGWTTRKNHRYETEWIPPAHLDHGQPRTNTYHHPEKLLRDSDDDEGP, encoded by the coding sequence ATGCGTTCGAGTAGTCAGATTGAGGTGGTCGAGCGTCTCGACGCGCTGCGGGCTGCTTGGAAGAGCGTCGTGGACCTGACCTTCGATGCGCTGACCACACCCGAGCGGCTCAACGTCCTGGAGACCTTCGAGGTGTTCCGCCGCCAGATTCCGGCCGTCGAGCACGCACTCGTCAACGAACTGGCCCGGGTGGAGCCTGAAGTGTTGGGCGGCAAACTGCCCGCCGTGTTGGCCGACCGATTGCGGATCACCCGGGCTGAGGCGTCGCGGCGGATGCACGAGGCCGCCGAACTCGGCGAGCGGACCGCGTTGACTGGGGAGGCGATGGCCCCGGTGCTGGCCGCGACCGCTCAGGCCCAGCGCGACGGGAAGATCGGCGCCGGGCACGTCGCGGTGATCCGGTCGTTCTGGCACCGCATCCCCGACTTCGTCGACGTCGACACCCGGGCCCGCGCTGAAGCCGACCTGGCCCGGCGTGCCGGGGAGCACCGCCCCGACGAACTGTCGCGGTTGGCGCAGAAGTTGATGGACTGCATCAATCCCGACGGCGACTTCACCGACATCGACCGCGCCAAACGGCGCGGGGTGGTGGTCGGCAAGCAGGACATCGACGGGATGTCACCGATCACCGGCTACCTGACGCCGGAGGCGCGGGCGACGTGGGATGCGATGTTCGCGAAATTGGCTGCCCCCGGCATGTGCAACCCCGACGACCTCGAGCCCTGCGTGAGCGGAACGCCCTCGGAGGCGCAGATACAGGGCGACACCCGCAGCCTGGCGCAGCGCACCCACGACGCGCTCGTCGCCGCCGGCCGCGCGCTGCTGGCCTCCGGCGATCTCGGTCAGCACAACGGCCTGCCCACCTCGATCATCGTCACCACGACGTTGCAAGACCTGGAAGCCGGCGCCGGCCGCGGATTGACCGCCGGCGGCACCCTGCTTCCCATGTCGGATGTGATCCGGCTGGCCTCCCACGCGCATCACTACCTGGCGATCTTCCACAACGGCAAAGCGTTGGCGCTGTATCACACGAAGCGCCTGGCCACCCCGGCACAACGCCTCGTCCTCCACGCCAGGGATCGCGGCTGCACCTTCCCCGGCTGCCCTACGCCCGCCGACCGGTGCGAGGTCCACCACGACGACCCCTACCGAAACAACCCCGTCACCGACGTCAACCACCTCACCCTGACCTGCCACCCCAACCACGACATGACCGAAAAAGGCTGGACCACCCGCAAAAACCACCGGTATGAAACCGAATGGATCCCACCAGCCCACCTCGACCACGGCCAACCCCGCACCAACACCTACCACCACCCCGAAAAACTCCTCCGAGACAGCGACGACGACGAGGGGCCTTAG
- a CDS encoding DUF732 domain-containing protein: MKLVAFLCALAVGAAPLAHADDGDAAYLSGVQSVGVPAGLPATNAAYGRQLCDRLPAVAFDPLVAAVNQENAGLNMHQSALVIGAAVANFCLERSNLLPQTLPY, encoded by the coding sequence GTGAAACTCGTTGCGTTCTTGTGTGCCCTCGCGGTGGGCGCCGCACCGCTCGCCCATGCCGACGACGGTGACGCCGCCTACCTCTCGGGGGTTCAATCGGTCGGCGTGCCAGCCGGCCTTCCCGCGACGAACGCCGCGTACGGCCGGCAGTTGTGCGATCGACTGCCTGCGGTCGCTTTTGATCCACTGGTCGCCGCGGTGAACCAGGAGAACGCGGGACTGAACATGCATCAGTCCGCTCTGGTCATTGGCGCGGCAGTCGCGAACTTCTGCCTCGAGAGATCAAACCTGCTTCCCCAGACGCTGCCGTACTAA